A section of the Pseudorasbora parva isolate DD20220531a chromosome 2, ASM2467924v1, whole genome shotgun sequence genome encodes:
- the LOC137090661 gene encoding H-2 class I histocompatibility antigen, Q10 alpha chain-like isoform X1, producing the protein MIKSVSAKIFALLCVFFPVGTFPSIQTEKHSLYYIYTALSKPVDLPGIYEFTAMGLLDDRQIDYYNSKDKIKIPKQTWMKEKMQENYWEKGTYSRRSKEQWFNVNVNILMNRMRQNESDLHVLQWRVGCEVEQQGDKVTFLKGVDEYSYDGENFLSFDDKESLWVAPVPAARPTKIKWDNVPILNYYTKGYLEKECVDWLNKFREYGDEELKNGSPPDVHVFSRKSSDESKLKLTCLATGFYPKDVRMTIRKYRSSLPEEEIKFSGIRPNHDGSFQMRKSVEIKEDEKAEYDCFVSHRTLREPIVQSSKVKLDGQYWDWDAFMIGVVLLLSLVVYILVKKNIIGLPFRTSGSSATGSLDQENKMKISKTHQIWTRKKV; encoded by the exons ATGATCAAGAGTGTCTCGGCGAAGATCTTCGCTCtgctttgtgtgttttttcctgTCGGGACTTTTCCTTCAATTCAAACAG AGAAACACTCGCTGTATTACATTTACACGGCCTTGTCTAAACCTGTGGATCTGCCGGGCATCTATGAATTCACTGCTATGGGTCTGCTAGACGACAGACAGATCGACTATTACAACAGCAAGGACAAGATAAAGATTCCCAAACAGACCTGGATGAAAGAGAAAATGCAGGAGAATTACTGGGAAAAAGGCACTTATTCGAGAAGGAGCAAAGAACAGTGGTTTAATGTGAACGTCAATATTCTGATGAACCGCATGAGACAGAATGAGTCAG ATCTTCATGTTCTTCAGTGGAGAGTCGGATGTGAAGTTGAGCAGCAGGGAGATAAAGTGACGTTTCTCAAAGGCGTTGATGAGTACAGTTATGATGGAGAGAACTTCTTGTCTTTTGATGATAAAGAGTCTCTATGGGTCGCTCCAGTTCCCGCAGCTCGACCAACCAAGATAAAATGGGACAATGTGCCGATACTAAACTATTACACCAAAGGCTATCTGGAGAAAGAGTGTGTGGACTGGCTCAACAAATTCAGAGAATATGGAGACGAGGAGCTCAAAAACGGCt CTCCTCCAGATGTTCATGTGTTTTCAAGGAAATCCAGTGATGAATCCAAGCTGAAACTCACCTGTCTGGCCACTGGCTTCTACCCCAAAGACGTGAGGATGACCATTAGGAAATATCGCTCATCTCTGCCTGAAGAGGAGATTAAATTCTCAGGAATCAGACCAAACCATGATGGATCCTTCCAGATGAGGAAGAGTGTGGAGATCAAGGAGGATGAAAAAGCAGAATATGATTGTTTTGTGTCCCACAGAACCCTCAGAGAACCAATTGTACAGTCAAGTAAAGTCAAATTGG ATGGACAATACTGGGACTGGGATGCATTTATGATTGGAGTTGTGCTTCTGCTGTCTTTAGTGGTTTACATATTAGTGAAGAAAAATATTATTG GTCTACCTTTTAGAACATCAGGCAGCAGTGCGACTGGCTCTCTGGATCAAGAGAACAAAATG AAGATCTCAAAAACCCACCAAATATGGACCAGAAAGAAAGTTTGA
- the LOC137090661 gene encoding H-2 class I histocompatibility antigen, Q10 alpha chain-like isoform X2: protein MIKSVSAKIFALLCVFFPVGTFPSIQTEKHSLYYIYTALSKPVDLPGIYEFTAMGLLDDRQIDYYNSKDKIKIPKQTWMKEKMQENYWEKGTYSRRSKEQWFNVNVNILMNRMRQNESDLHVLQWRVGCEVEQQGDKVTFLKGVDEYSYDGENFLSFDDKESLWVAPVPAARPTKIKWDNVPILNYYTKGYLEKECVDWLNKFREYGDEELKNGSPPDVHVFSRKSSDESKLKLTCLATGFYPKDVRMTIRKYRSSLPEEEIKFSGIRPNHDGSFQMRKSVEIKEDEKAEYDCFVSHRTLREPIVQSSKVKLDGQYWDWDAFMIGVVLLLSLVVYILVKKNIIGLPFRTSGSSATGSLDQENKMISKTHQIWTRKKV, encoded by the exons ATGATCAAGAGTGTCTCGGCGAAGATCTTCGCTCtgctttgtgtgttttttcctgTCGGGACTTTTCCTTCAATTCAAACAG AGAAACACTCGCTGTATTACATTTACACGGCCTTGTCTAAACCTGTGGATCTGCCGGGCATCTATGAATTCACTGCTATGGGTCTGCTAGACGACAGACAGATCGACTATTACAACAGCAAGGACAAGATAAAGATTCCCAAACAGACCTGGATGAAAGAGAAAATGCAGGAGAATTACTGGGAAAAAGGCACTTATTCGAGAAGGAGCAAAGAACAGTGGTTTAATGTGAACGTCAATATTCTGATGAACCGCATGAGACAGAATGAGTCAG ATCTTCATGTTCTTCAGTGGAGAGTCGGATGTGAAGTTGAGCAGCAGGGAGATAAAGTGACGTTTCTCAAAGGCGTTGATGAGTACAGTTATGATGGAGAGAACTTCTTGTCTTTTGATGATAAAGAGTCTCTATGGGTCGCTCCAGTTCCCGCAGCTCGACCAACCAAGATAAAATGGGACAATGTGCCGATACTAAACTATTACACCAAAGGCTATCTGGAGAAAGAGTGTGTGGACTGGCTCAACAAATTCAGAGAATATGGAGACGAGGAGCTCAAAAACGGCt CTCCTCCAGATGTTCATGTGTTTTCAAGGAAATCCAGTGATGAATCCAAGCTGAAACTCACCTGTCTGGCCACTGGCTTCTACCCCAAAGACGTGAGGATGACCATTAGGAAATATCGCTCATCTCTGCCTGAAGAGGAGATTAAATTCTCAGGAATCAGACCAAACCATGATGGATCCTTCCAGATGAGGAAGAGTGTGGAGATCAAGGAGGATGAAAAAGCAGAATATGATTGTTTTGTGTCCCACAGAACCCTCAGAGAACCAATTGTACAGTCAAGTAAAGTCAAATTGG ATGGACAATACTGGGACTGGGATGCATTTATGATTGGAGTTGTGCTTCTGCTGTCTTTAGTGGTTTACATATTAGTGAAGAAAAATATTATTG GTCTACCTTTTAGAACATCAGGCAGCAGTGCGACTGGCTCTCTGGATCAAGAGAACAAAATG ATCTCAAAAACCCACCAAATATGGACCAGAAAGAAAGTTTGA